A genomic window from Halomonas sp. LR3S48 includes:
- the prfB gene encoding peptide chain release factor 2 (programmed frameshift), translated as MLETNPIHNLIKDLSERTDVLRGYLDYAERKDRLEEVSRELEDPNVWNDPDYAQKLGRERASLELVVETIDELDQGLADSRDLLELAEMEEDEDTVAEVQKELDGLQESLAKLEFRRMFSGDMDANNAYLDIQAGSGGTEAQDWANMLLRMYLRWCEHHGFKAEIVEVSAGEVAGIKSATIHVQGDHAFGWLRTETGVHRLVRKSPFDSGGRRHTSFASVFLSPEVDDNFEVEINPADLRTDTYRSSGAGGQHVNTTDSAVRITHEPTGIVVACQSQRSQHANRDFAMKQLKAKLWEHEMQKRNAAKQEAEDAKSDIGWGSQIRSYVLDDQRIKDLRTGVQTSNCDRVLDGDLDAFIEASLKQGL; from the exons ATGCTGGAAACCAACCCCATTCACAACCTCATCAAGGACCTGTCCGAACGGACAGACGTCCTGAGGGGGTATCTT GACTATGCCGAACGCAAGGATCGGCTAGAGGAAGTCTCCCGCGAGCTGGAGGACCCCAACGTCTGGAACGACCCCGACTACGCCCAGAAGCTCGGTCGCGAGCGTGCGTCGCTGGAGCTGGTGGTCGAGACCATCGACGAGCTCGACCAGGGCCTGGCGGACAGCCGCGACCTGCTCGAGCTGGCCGAGATGGAAGAGGACGAGGACACCGTTGCCGAGGTCCAGAAGGAACTCGACGGGCTTCAGGAGAGCCTGGCCAAGCTCGAATTCCGGCGTATGTTCTCCGGCGATATGGATGCCAACAACGCCTACCTCGACATCCAGGCCGGCTCCGGTGGCACCGAGGCCCAGGACTGGGCCAATATGCTGCTGCGCATGTACCTGCGCTGGTGCGAGCACCACGGCTTCAAGGCCGAGATCGTCGAGGTGTCTGCGGGTGAAGTGGCGGGCATCAAGTCGGCGACCATTCACGTACAGGGCGATCACGCCTTCGGCTGGCTGCGCACCGAGACCGGCGTGCACCGCCTGGTGCGCAAGAGCCCGTTCGATTCCGGCGGCCGTCGCCATACCTCCTTTGCCTCCGTGTTCCTGTCGCCGGAGGTGGACGACAACTTCGAGGTCGAGATCAACCCGGCGGACCTGCGCACCGACACCTATCGCTCCAGCGGCGCGGGCGGCCAGCACGTCAACACTACCGATTCGGCGGTACGTATCACCCACGAGCCCACCGGCATCGTAGTGGCTTGCCAGAGCCAGCGCAGCCAGCACGCCAACCGCGACTTCGCCATGAAGCAGCTCAAGGCGAAGCTGTGGGAGCACGAGATGCAGAAGCGCAATGCCGCCAAGCAGGAGGCGGAGGATGCCAAGTCCGACATCGGCTGGGGCAGCCAGATCCGCTCCTACGTACTCGATGACCAACGGATCAAGGACCTGCGGACCGGCGTGCAGACCAGCAACTGCGACCGGGTGCTCGACGGCGACCTGGATGCCTTCATCGAAGCCAGCTTGAAACAAGGCTTGTAG
- the thrC gene encoding threonine synthase, translating into MRYISTRGQAPALSFEEVVLTGMASDGGLYVPEQIPQLTNEDLTAMAGLSYAEIAFRVMKPFVNGEIDDETFRGIVRDAYATFSHDAVVPLNQLDANHFLLELFHGPTLAFKDVALQLLGRILDHFLAKRGERAVIMGATSGDTGSAAIEGCRHCDNLDIFILHPHNRVSEVQRRQMTSVLADNVFNIAIEGNFDDAQAMVKASFADQGFLDGTRLVAVNSINWARIMAQIVYYVAAGVALGAPHRQVSFCVPSANFGNVFAGYMAYRMGLPVKQFIIATNANDILHRTISENDFSKQELKATLAPSMDIVVSSNFERLLFEAYERDGHAVAALLERFQSEPTALAEAPLARLRKLFASHSVDDTTILEVIREAHHRTKELLDPHTATGYRAAERARIDAETPMITLATAHPAKFAEAVVKAGFPGVPLPPHMDDLLERKERYTVLPAELAKVQAFVAENRR; encoded by the coding sequence ATGCGCTACATCAGTACTCGCGGGCAGGCGCCTGCGCTCTCCTTCGAAGAGGTCGTGCTGACCGGCATGGCCAGTGACGGCGGGCTCTACGTGCCGGAGCAGATTCCCCAGCTCACGAATGAAGATCTCACGGCAATGGCCGGGCTCTCCTACGCCGAGATCGCCTTCCGCGTGATGAAGCCGTTCGTCAACGGCGAGATCGACGACGAGACGTTCCGCGGCATCGTGCGCGACGCCTACGCCACTTTCAGCCACGATGCCGTGGTGCCGCTCAACCAGCTCGACGCCAACCATTTCCTGCTCGAGCTGTTCCACGGCCCGACGCTGGCGTTCAAGGACGTCGCCCTGCAGCTGCTCGGCCGCATCCTCGACCACTTCCTGGCCAAGCGCGGTGAGCGCGCAGTGATCATGGGTGCCACCTCGGGCGATACCGGCTCGGCGGCGATCGAGGGCTGCCGCCACTGCGACAATCTCGACATCTTCATCCTGCATCCGCACAACCGCGTCTCCGAGGTACAGCGCCGCCAGATGACCTCGGTGCTGGCCGACAACGTGTTCAACATCGCCATCGAGGGCAACTTCGACGACGCCCAGGCCATGGTCAAGGCGAGCTTCGCCGACCAGGGCTTTCTCGACGGCACGCGCCTGGTGGCGGTGAACTCGATCAACTGGGCGCGCATCATGGCCCAGATCGTCTACTACGTGGCGGCCGGCGTGGCGCTGGGTGCGCCCCATCGCCAAGTCAGCTTCTGCGTGCCTTCGGCCAACTTCGGCAACGTCTTCGCCGGCTACATGGCCTACCGCATGGGCCTGCCGGTCAAGCAGTTCATCATTGCCACCAACGCCAACGACATCCTGCATCGCACGATTTCCGAAAACGATTTCTCCAAGCAGGAGCTCAAGGCGACCCTGGCGCCCTCGATGGATATCGTGGTGTCGTCCAACTTCGAGCGCCTGCTGTTCGAGGCCTACGAGCGCGACGGCCACGCCGTGGCGGCGCTGCTCGAGCGCTTCCAGTCCGAGCCAACGGCGCTGGCCGAGGCGCCGCTGGCCAGGCTGCGCAAGCTGTTCGCCAGCCATAGCGTCGATGACACCACCATCCTCGAGGTGATCCGCGAGGCGCACCATCGCACCAAGGAACTGCTCGATCCGCACACCGCCACCGGCTACCGTGCCGCCGAGCGTGCCCGGATCGATGCCGAGACGCCGATGATCACGTTGGCCACGGCCCACCCGGCCAAGTTTGCCGAGGCGGTGGTCAAGGCGGGCTTCCCTGGCGTGCCGCTGCCGCCGCACATGGACGACCTGCTGGAGCGGAAGGAGCGCTACACCGTGCTACCGGCGGAGCTGGCGAAGGTACAGGCGTTCGTTGCCGAGAACCGGCGGTAG
- a CDS encoding YitT family protein: MDPQDLPTDPHRPYEDVMAMLVGTLFVALGVSFYTQALLLTGSTAGMAFLLQYATGWRFGVWFFLINLPFYYLAVKRLGWSFTLRTFAAIALVSLFSELTGRWIAFDTLNPLYASLMGGSLIGIGMLVLFRHRTSLGGINILALYLQGRYGLRAGYVQLGVDGLIMFAALLVLPPDRVGLSVLGAVALNLIIALNHKPGRYMGVS, from the coding sequence ATGGATCCACAAGATCTCCCCACCGACCCCCATCGCCCCTACGAGGATGTGATGGCCATGCTGGTGGGCACGCTGTTCGTCGCGCTCGGGGTGAGCTTCTATACTCAGGCGCTGCTGCTGACCGGCAGTACCGCCGGTATGGCCTTCCTGCTGCAGTACGCAACCGGCTGGCGCTTCGGCGTGTGGTTCTTCCTGATCAACCTGCCGTTCTACTACCTGGCGGTGAAACGCTTGGGCTGGTCGTTCACCCTACGCACCTTCGCCGCCATTGCCCTGGTATCGCTGTTCTCCGAGCTTACCGGCCGCTGGATCGCCTTTGATACCCTGAATCCGCTCTACGCCTCGCTGATGGGCGGTAGCCTGATCGGTATCGGCATGCTGGTGTTGTTTCGTCATCGCACCAGCCTCGGCGGCATCAACATCCTGGCGCTCTATCTGCAGGGCCGTTACGGCCTGCGCGCCGGCTACGTGCAGCTTGGCGTCGACGGGCTGATCATGTTCGCTGCTCTCCTGGTGCTGCCGCCGGATCGGGTCGGACTCTCGGTGCTGGGCGCCGTGGCGCTCAATTTGATCATTGCCCTTAACCACAAGCCCGGCCGCTACATGGGCGTGAGTTGA
- the lysS gene encoding lysine--tRNA ligase, which yields MANQSSSPDSLQIDENRLIAERRAKLAARRERAAENGGSAFPNDFRRDSLAADLIDELGEKDKAELEALNRPAAVAGRIMRKRGPFLVIQDPSGVIQLYVDKKGLPEETLEDIKGWDIGDIVAGRGPVHKSGKGDLYVMMEEAKLLTKSLRPLPDKFHGLTDMEARYRQRYVDLIMNPDSRRVFETRAGVISAMRRFFEERGFMEVETPMLQPIPGGATARPFVTHHNALDIDMYLRIAPELYLKRLVVGGFEKVFEINRNFRNEGLSTRHNPEFTMVEFYQAHANHHDLMDLTEEMLRTIALKVLGTTTVVNTVRNAEGEILETYEYDFGKPLKRISVFDSILEYNPDIHADALADEAAARQIAERLDIDVKDGWGLGKIQIEIFEKTVEHRLKDPTFITDYPTEVSPLARRNDRDPFVTERFEFFVGGREIANGFSELNDAEDQAERFRAQAAEKEAGDLEAMYYDADYVRALEYGLPPTAGEGIGIDRLVMLFTDSASIRDVLLFPAMRPEVD from the coding sequence ATGGCCAACCAGAGCTCTTCCCCGGATAGCCTCCAGATCGACGAGAACCGCCTGATTGCCGAGCGCCGGGCCAAGCTGGCGGCGCGGCGTGAGCGTGCCGCCGAGAATGGCGGCAGCGCCTTCCCCAACGACTTCCGCCGCGACAGCCTGGCGGCCGACCTGATCGACGAGCTGGGCGAAAAGGACAAGGCGGAGCTCGAAGCGTTGAATCGCCCGGCGGCGGTGGCCGGGCGCATCATGCGCAAGCGCGGCCCGTTCCTGGTAATCCAGGACCCCAGCGGGGTCATCCAGCTTTACGTCGACAAGAAGGGGCTGCCGGAAGAGACGCTCGAAGACATCAAGGGCTGGGATATCGGCGACATCGTGGCCGGCCGCGGCCCGGTACACAAGTCGGGCAAGGGCGACCTCTACGTGATGATGGAAGAGGCCAAGCTGCTGACCAAGAGCCTGCGCCCGCTGCCGGACAAGTTCCACGGTCTGACCGACATGGAGGCGCGCTATCGCCAGCGCTATGTCGACCTGATCATGAACCCCGATTCGCGCCGTGTGTTCGAGACCCGCGCCGGCGTGATCAGCGCCATGCGCCGCTTCTTCGAGGAGCGTGGCTTCATGGAGGTGGAGACCCCCATGCTGCAGCCGATTCCCGGCGGTGCCACCGCGCGGCCCTTCGTCACGCACCACAACGCGCTCGACATCGACATGTACCTGCGCATCGCGCCGGAGCTCTACCTCAAGCGCCTGGTGGTGGGCGGCTTCGAGAAGGTCTTCGAGATCAATCGCAACTTCCGCAACGAGGGGCTTTCGACGCGCCATAACCCCGAGTTCACCATGGTCGAGTTCTACCAGGCCCACGCCAATCATCATGACCTGATGGATCTCACCGAGGAGATGCTGCGCACCATCGCGCTCAAGGTGCTGGGTACTACCACGGTGGTCAACACCGTGCGCAATGCCGAAGGCGAGATCCTAGAGACCTACGAGTACGATTTCGGCAAGCCGCTCAAGCGTATCAGCGTGTTCGACTCGATTCTCGAGTACAACCCGGACATCCACGCCGACGCCCTGGCCGACGAGGCGGCGGCTCGCCAGATCGCCGAGCGCCTGGACATCGACGTCAAGGATGGCTGGGGCCTGGGCAAGATCCAGATCGAGATCTTCGAGAAGACCGTCGAGCACCGCCTCAAGGACCCGACCTTCATCACCGACTATCCCACTGAGGTGAGCCCGCTGGCGCGGCGCAACGACCGCGACCCGTTCGTCACCGAGCGCTTTGAGTTCTTCGTAGGCGGGCGCGAAATCGCCAATGGCTTCTCCGAGCTCAACGACGCCGAGGATCAGGCTGAGCGCTTCCGCGCCCAGGCGGCGGAGAAGGAGGCCGGCGACCTCGAGGCGATGTATTACGACGCCGACTACGTGCGCGCACTGGAGTACGGCCTGCCGCCCACTGCCGGTGAGGGAATCGGCATCGACCGCCTGGTGATGCTGTTCACTGACAGCGCTTCGATCCGGGATGTGCTGCTGTTCCCGGCCATGCGCCCAGAGGTGGACTGA
- a CDS encoding VOC family protein, translating to MPKLNGVLETALYVDDMDRARVFFEGVMGLEPFNADHRFTAYDAGAGSVLLLFLQGETLETVVLPHDMGTIPPHDGKGRVHLAFAITKRELAAWERQLDDHGVAIEGRTHWPRGGESLYFRDPDGHLIELATPGVWPNY from the coding sequence ATGCCCAAGCTCAACGGCGTACTGGAGACCGCGCTCTACGTCGACGACATGGATCGGGCGCGGGTCTTCTTCGAAGGTGTGATGGGGCTCGAGCCTTTCAATGCCGACCATCGTTTCACTGCCTACGATGCCGGTGCCGGCTCGGTGTTGCTGCTGTTCCTGCAAGGCGAGACGCTGGAGACCGTGGTGCTACCTCACGACATGGGCACCATTCCACCCCACGACGGCAAGGGGCGGGTCCACCTCGCCTTCGCCATCACCAAGCGCGAGCTGGCCGCGTGGGAGCGCCAACTCGACGATCATGGCGTTGCCATCGAGGGGCGCACCCATTGGCCCCGCGGCGGCGAGAGTCTCTACTTCCGCGACCCCGACGGCCACCTCATCGAGCTGGCCACGCCGGGCGTCTGGCCCAATTATTGA
- a CDS encoding single-stranded-DNA-specific exonuclease RecJ: MTAPPDLHARLKPRLLLRPRNEALYTRARAEGLSELQARVLAGRLPDYDGELAPLTQPSLRYLEHPERLADGRRAAERIAQAVVDGEHIGILTDYDVDGITSHVVIRRTLVELFGVPESRLHSLIGHRIHDGYGISLPLVERTLGLKPRPSLVITADCGSSDEPRIARLKAAGIDVVVSDHHALPVEGPPPSAHAVVNPTRNDCQYPDRTIAGCMVAWLTMSLTRSVLIEWGAIPEATPKLSAWLSYVALGTVADCVSLGASPANRAVVSHGLALINRMEAACWRAMATRLGEDSVPFSAETLAFQMGPRINARSRLDDPYAALHFMLAEDDATAIRHLQTLDDDNQSRKAIEAEMVEEARALAMPQLEADQPALVVFLDSGHPGVQGIVASRLVQSYGRPALVLTPAAAPDMLTGSGRSIEALHLRDALQRTFELAPEALPRFGGHRGAAGVGVPVDRLEIFRTAFLQAVGEQLGGAELYPHVLTDGTLVPEQFHLATLLELEALGPYGREFDAPLFDGEFLVESMRSVGADGTHLSMHLSTGATSLKAIWFRALTPGELPAFALGDRLRCAYRLNRNRWRGQESLQLMVEYAEPIGR, encoded by the coding sequence GTGACCGCGCCGCCCGACCTGCACGCCCGGCTCAAGCCTCGACTGCTGCTGCGCCCACGCAATGAGGCGCTCTATACCCGCGCTCGCGCGGAAGGGCTGAGCGAACTTCAGGCTCGCGTGCTTGCCGGCCGCCTGCCCGATTACGACGGGGAGCTTGCGCCGCTCACCCAGCCCAGCCTGCGTTACCTCGAACATCCGGAGCGCCTGGCCGACGGCCGTCGCGCCGCAGAGCGTATCGCCCAGGCCGTAGTGGATGGCGAGCATATCGGCATCCTCACCGACTACGATGTCGACGGCATTACTTCCCACGTGGTGATCCGGCGCACCCTGGTGGAGCTTTTTGGCGTGCCGGAGTCGCGGCTGCACAGCCTGATCGGTCATCGCATCCACGACGGTTACGGCATCAGCCTGCCGCTGGTGGAGCGGACATTGGGGCTCAAGCCGCGGCCGAGCCTGGTGATCACTGCCGACTGCGGCAGCTCCGACGAGCCGCGCATTGCCCGGCTCAAGGCGGCGGGCATCGACGTGGTGGTGAGCGATCACCACGCCCTGCCGGTGGAAGGGCCACCGCCCTCGGCGCATGCCGTGGTGAATCCCACGCGCAATGACTGCCAATACCCGGATCGCACCATTGCCGGCTGCATGGTGGCGTGGCTTACGATGTCGCTCACGCGCAGCGTACTGATTGAATGGGGGGCGATTCCCGAGGCCACGCCCAAGCTCTCCGCCTGGCTCTCCTACGTGGCGCTGGGTACCGTGGCCGACTGCGTGTCGCTGGGGGCTAGCCCGGCCAACCGCGCGGTGGTCAGCCACGGCCTGGCGCTGATCAATCGCATGGAGGCTGCCTGCTGGCGCGCCATGGCGACACGCCTGGGCGAGGATAGCGTGCCATTTTCCGCCGAGACTCTGGCCTTCCAGATGGGGCCGCGGATCAACGCCCGCTCGCGCCTCGACGATCCCTACGCTGCGCTTCACTTCATGCTGGCCGAGGACGATGCCACCGCGATACGTCACCTGCAGACACTGGATGACGACAACCAGTCGCGCAAGGCGATCGAGGCGGAAATGGTGGAGGAAGCCCGGGCCCTGGCCATGCCGCAGCTCGAGGCCGACCAGCCGGCGCTGGTAGTGTTTCTCGACAGTGGCCATCCGGGCGTGCAGGGCATCGTCGCCTCGCGACTGGTGCAGTCCTATGGCCGCCCCGCTCTGGTGCTGACACCAGCGGCAGCGCCGGACATGCTCACCGGCTCGGGGCGTTCCATCGAGGCGCTGCACCTGCGCGATGCCCTGCAGCGCACCTTCGAACTCGCCCCCGAGGCGCTGCCACGCTTCGGCGGTCACCGTGGCGCGGCCGGGGTCGGCGTACCGGTCGACCGGTTGGAAATCTTCCGGACGGCCTTCCTTCAGGCGGTGGGCGAACAGTTGGGTGGTGCCGAGCTGTACCCCCACGTGCTGACCGATGGGACTCTCGTGCCTGAGCAGTTCCACCTGGCCACGCTGCTCGAGCTGGAGGCGCTGGGCCCTTATGGGCGCGAATTCGATGCGCCGCTGTTCGACGGGGAGTTCCTGGTCGAATCGATGCGTTCCGTGGGCGCCGACGGTACCCACCTTTCGATGCACCTTTCCACCGGGGCGACGAGCCTCAAGGCGATCTGGTTTCGCGCCCTCACGCCCGGCGAACTGCCGGCCTTCGCCCTGGGCGATCGGCTGCGCTGCGCCTACCGGCTCAACCGCAACCGCTGGCGCGGCCAGGAGTCGCTGCAGCTGATGGTGGAATACGCCGAGCCGATTGGCCGCTGA
- a CDS encoding OmpP1/FadL family transporter codes for MQNKFNRITWAVAIAAAAFASQANAGGYQINEQSVSGQGYGHAGRSSNVNDATIVFGNPAGMSFLDRAQLTAGGTYLNVNSRIRNAEASRSNLLTGGFAQPVDGSSEGDMVPGTLIPFAFYAHPVNEQLAFGFGVYAPFGSKTEYEDGFIGRNLGNYTELRVMSAQPTVSYRFNDQWSIGAGITYNRVDGELQRQVPQPGFGMADPDQDLDSRVEGDDDAWGYNLGIIFQPAPETTLGLTYRSKVDYDLTGTYRATNPDGSVATNPLTGAALEDNARLNLVTPETVNFSVTQQMSDRLKLMAGVSWARWSRFNEIHVTNDAGDTITRETQNYSNAWAYGVGGEYQLNPQLVLRAGVTLDSTPTNDQYRSARIPSDDRRIFSIGAGWTPMENLTLDFAYSYLTERSTQVDQSRTDHAGTIAETELAYSADYKNEAHGFGAQLTYRF; via the coding sequence ATGCAGAACAAGTTCAACAGGATCACTTGGGCCGTGGCCATCGCCGCTGCCGCCTTCGCCAGCCAGGCCAACGCCGGCGGATACCAGATCAACGAGCAGAGCGTCAGCGGCCAGGGCTATGGCCATGCAGGGCGGAGCTCCAACGTCAACGACGCCACCATCGTCTTCGGCAACCCGGCGGGCATGTCCTTCCTCGACCGGGCGCAGCTGACCGCGGGCGGGACCTATCTGAACGTCAATAGCCGGATCCGCAATGCCGAAGCGAGTCGCTCCAACCTCCTTACTGGAGGGTTTGCTCAACCGGTTGACGGTTCCTCTGAAGGCGACATGGTGCCGGGTACGCTGATTCCCTTTGCCTTTTATGCTCATCCGGTGAACGAGCAACTGGCATTTGGTTTCGGTGTTTATGCACCGTTTGGTTCCAAGACCGAGTATGAAGACGGTTTCATTGGCCGCAACCTGGGGAACTATACCGAGCTAAGGGTGATGAGTGCCCAGCCGACGGTTTCGTATCGTTTCAACGACCAGTGGTCGATCGGTGCTGGCATAACTTATAACCGTGTCGATGGCGAGCTCCAACGCCAAGTGCCGCAGCCCGGTTTTGGCATGGCGGATCCTGACCAGGATCTGGACTCACGGGTGGAAGGGGATGACGATGCTTGGGGGTATAACCTGGGCATCATCTTCCAGCCGGCTCCTGAAACGACTCTTGGCCTGACTTACCGCTCGAAGGTCGATTACGACCTTACGGGTACCTATAGAGCAACCAATCCCGATGGCTCTGTCGCTACCAATCCCCTGACAGGCGCAGCGTTGGAGGACAACGCACGCTTGAACCTGGTGACGCCGGAAACCGTCAACTTCTCCGTGACCCAGCAGATGAGCGATCGCTTGAAGCTGATGGCGGGTGTCTCTTGGGCTCGCTGGAGTCGCTTCAATGAAATCCATGTAACGAACGATGCGGGCGACACGATCACCCGGGAGACTCAGAATTATTCGAATGCCTGGGCTTACGGTGTCGGCGGTGAATACCAGCTAAACCCACAGTTGGTCCTGCGTGCCGGTGTCACTCTCGATTCCACGCCCACCAACGACCAGTACCGTAGTGCGCGGATTCCCTCGGACGATCGCCGCATCTTCTCCATCGGCGCCGGCTGGACGCCCATGGAAAACCTGACGCTGGATTTTGCCTACTCTTATCTGACCGAGCGTAGTACACAAGTGGATCAATCGCGTACGGACCATGCTGGAACGATAGCGGAAACGGAGTTGGCGTACTCTGCCGACTACAAGAACGAAGCCCATGGCTTCGGTGCACAGCTGACCTATCGCTTCTGA